A segment of the Streptococcus dysgalactiae subsp. dysgalactiae genome:
ATTGTTAAGCTAACGATTTCCGTACCCGAACAGTCTCAATTAAACATTCAGCCAGGTGATTTTGTCTTTATATCATTTCCCGAATATCCTAAGATGAAGGAACCTCATCCATTTTCTGTCTTTAACGTTCTTAATATGAAGCAGGATATAGAATTTGTGATACGGGAAGTTGGAGATTTTACTCAGCAATTAGCTAGCTTAGAATTAGGGAGCAGAGTGTCCATTTCTCAAGGTTTTGGACAATATCAAAGTATCATAAAAAGGCACCAACCTAGTGAATTATTCATAATAGCTGGTGGCATTGGAATTGTCCCACTGATGGCCATTATGGAAGCTAATAGCCATATCAAAATAACACTCTTTTATTCTGTTAAAAGACAAGAAGACTTTGTTCATATGGAAAACTTAGAAAAGATGTCCTTAAAAGGGAATCTTCAAGTTTTTAGTCAAGTTGGGCGCCATAGTGAAGATATTATTTTAAGAGAATTTTCGACTAAAAGTGCCAATAGCGTTGTTTTACTAGGAGGACCTACTGGTATGGGAAGAACGTGGCGAAAACGATTAATACAGCAGGGAGTAGCTCCTCAACGGATTTATTATGAAGAATTTTTGTGGTAATAACAAAAAGAAGTTAACGGATAACTTGATATCCCTGAAAGTGGAGGTAGGTCCAACTATTTCTAGGGAAAGTGTTATTCATTAGCTCCTTTTTTATGATTGTCATATAAACTTGAATGCCTTTAATGATTTAACTTCGATAGCATCACACTTCTAGTGGCATAAAATTAGCAATGATTTTTCCTATAATCCTTGGGTCTTCATCGTAAGGAGCAAATTTATCAGAATATTTTTTATTTAAGGAGACAAGGCGTAAGCCATCTTCTTCACGATAAACTTTTTTGATATAGGTCTGCCCATCCCATTCTACGGCATAGATGGCACCGTCGTAATCAAAACTGTCTTGCTTAATGAGAACGACCTCCCCATTTAGATAAGTGGGTTCCATAGAATCTCCGAAAACCCAAGAGGCAAAGTCATAGTCTAATTGTTCATCATGAAAAACCACATCGAAATTGCCATCACCAAAGTAAGAGTAGCCAGTACCGGCTGATAAACTCTCATAAACACGGTAAGAATAAACTTTTTTGGACTTATTAGGAAGCTTAGTGATAGGTGTTTGTTGATTAAGAAGTTGTTCTGAGTAGCTAATAACTTTTTCTTTATTAACAGGAAGCAGTTGATTAAAAGGAATCAACAAACGATGGTCTTTGTTGAAATAGTCTGCTGTTAATCCAAATAAACTTAAGAGTTGCTCAAAGTGCTTTTGATTAGGGATATTTTTCCCTTTTTCCCAGTTAGAAATAGTCATTTTATTGACGTTTAATAGCTGACCTAACTCTTCCTGGTTTAGTTGTTTTGCTAAACGTGCTGTTTTTAATTGATCTCCAGAAAACATGAAAGTACTCCTTTTAGTAAAGTTATAACTTTACTAAAAGTATAACAAAATGACGCTGGAAAAGCAAGCACTTCACAAGATATCATTATTAGAATTTTTGACAATTTTCTTAAGAAAGCGTATGATAACAATAGTTTATCTTTGTGAACACCTATTAATATTAGGGAGGCTACCATGCTAACAATTGCCTATATTGGTAACGGAAAGAGCACCAATCGCTACCACATTCCATTTGCTAAACAACTAAAAGACATTCATATTAAAACAATTTATGATCCTTTTCCTAGTCCTTGGGAGCCACTAGAAGGGGTTACTTATACCGATAACATTTATGAGGTCCTAAACGATCCAGACATCCAACTTGTTATTTTATCCATCCCTCCATCTGCTCATTATGCAGTGGCTAAGCAGTGTTTGGAAGCAGGTAAAAATACCTTGGTTGAAAAACCATTTACCGAGACAGCAGCAGAAGCCAAAGAATTATTTGATTTGGCTAAGCAAAGAGGCGTGTTTTTACAGGCCTATCAAAATCGCCGATTTGATACTGATTTTCTAACGGTTCAAAAGGTAATCAACTCAGGTGTTTTAGGAGATGTCTTAGAAGTCGAAATGCACTTTGACTATTTTCGTCCAGAAATTCCAGAAAGTGTTGAACAGTATTCTTTGAACACGTCCTATTTGTATGGGCATGCGTGTCATACCGTTGATCAAGTTATTTCTTATTTTGGAAAACCTAATAAGGTTCATTATGATGTGCGTCAACTGTTAGGTGAGGGACGCATGAACGATTATTTTGATTTGGATTTTTATTATCCGAATAGCCTCAAAGTCTCTATTAAATCGAGTTATTTTCGAATTAAAGAAAGACCAAGCTTTGTCGTTTATGGTAAAAAGGGAATGTTTGTGAAAGCTGTTAAGGATCGTCAAGAAGAAGATTTGAAACGCTTTTACATGCCGACCAACACTGATTTCGGTATAGATAGACCAGAGGCTTATGGCACCCTAACTTATATTGACGATCAAGGGGGTTACCATGACGAAAAAGTCATTTCAGAAAAAGGTTCCTATGCTCAAATGTACCAAGCTATTTATGATAGTATTTGCTTGGGGAAACCTAAACTTGTAAAAGATGACGAAACAATTACTCAGATAGAGATTCTCGAAGAAGGTATTTGTCAAATGAAAGAACAAAACCACTGATCTCAATAACTTTTACACAATAAGCTATTAACCATCTAACTCTTTGTAGCTATACCCATCGATTGCTAAAGGGTCGCTCCCTTTATATGAATCTTTGGAAGGCTATAAAGAGTTTTTTTTGGTCATATTCAGGTCACAAAAGTGTTCTAAAATAAGAACATATTAAAAAGGAGGCCGAAAAATGATAATAGCTTGGAAAGAGATTGCACATCATCCTAAAAAATTCATCCTTATTGAACTTTTGATTATTGTGATGATGTTTATGGTTGTTTTTTTAACGGGACTAACTAATGGATTAGGTAGGGCAGTAAGCTCACAGATTGAGAATTACGGGAAAGTGACTTATTTGCTATCAAGCGATTCTGAGGGGCTCATCACATTTTCTACGATGACTAATAAGCAACTCGATAAGTTGAAGAAATCTAACATTGATACATCAAATGGGCTAGCAATTCAACGCGCTAGCATTAGCCA
Coding sequences within it:
- a CDS encoding FAD-binding oxidoreductase, whose product is MKHEQSIWIHRLMLLATALIFIFVSLFSFISLIVMSLYLWTAFAPQAKGLEGHLKDCQKIGDHIVKLTISVPEQSQLNIQPGDFVFISFPEYPKMKEPHPFSVFNVLNMKQDIEFVIREVGDFTQQLASLELGSRVSISQGFGQYQSIIKRHQPSELFIIAGGIGIVPLMAIMEANSHIKITLFYSVKRQEDFVHMENLEKMSLKGNLQVFSQVGRHSEDIILREFSTKSANSVVLLGGPTGMGRTWRKRLIQQGVAPQRIYYEEFLW
- a CDS encoding LexA family transcriptional regulator, with product MFSGDQLKTARLAKQLNQEELGQLLNVNKMTISNWEKGKNIPNQKHFEQLLSLFGLTADYFNKDHRLLIPFNQLLPVNKEKVISYSEQLLNQQTPITKLPNKSKKVYSYRVYESLSAGTGYSYFGDGNFDVVFHDEQLDYDFASWVFGDSMEPTYLNGEVVLIKQDSFDYDGAIYAVEWDGQTYIKKVYREEDGLRLVSLNKKYSDKFAPYDEDPRIIGKIIANFMPLEV
- a CDS encoding Gfo/Idh/MocA family oxidoreductase, producing the protein MLTIAYIGNGKSTNRYHIPFAKQLKDIHIKTIYDPFPSPWEPLEGVTYTDNIYEVLNDPDIQLVILSIPPSAHYAVAKQCLEAGKNTLVEKPFTETAAEAKELFDLAKQRGVFLQAYQNRRFDTDFLTVQKVINSGVLGDVLEVEMHFDYFRPEIPESVEQYSLNTSYLYGHACHTVDQVISYFGKPNKVHYDVRQLLGEGRMNDYFDLDFYYPNSLKVSIKSSYFRIKERPSFVVYGKKGMFVKAVKDRQEEDLKRFYMPTNTDFGIDRPEAYGTLTYIDDQGGYHDEKVISEKGSYAQMYQAIYDSICLGKPKLVKDDETITQIEILEEGICQMKEQNH